From a single Planctellipticum variicoloris genomic region:
- a CDS encoding glycosyltransferase family 4 protein translates to MRIALILKYLDPARGGAEQWTFQMAARMVRAGHEVVHIGQAQSSEVSAAGIGWVPVPPTHGVTGFADAVERTSCGRDFDVLADMGHSWTGDVILPHGGSRQASLQQNDLLVSPALRWVRRGLQAVAPRYRQQLDLQRRQFDVADGRLIIALSEMTERHYRTLDHVPTAAIRQVYNGVDIERFSPARCQSLRSAQRTAWGFAGQETVFLLVAHNFALKGVRELIAAFAAVARKDSNARLVIAGKDRPGRYRRQADRLGCGNRVQFVGAIADSLAAYAAADAYVHPTYYDPCSLTVLEALACGLPVITTEFNGAGELVTPGQEGFVIPVPWSLDELEKAMTALLDADLRQAMSQEACELAIDHSLDRNYHEFLAVLSEAANRRTAPVRRAA, encoded by the coding sequence ATGCGCATCGCCCTGATTCTCAAATACCTGGACCCCGCCCGCGGCGGCGCCGAGCAGTGGACGTTTCAGATGGCCGCCCGCATGGTCCGGGCCGGGCACGAAGTGGTCCACATCGGCCAGGCTCAGTCCTCCGAAGTCTCCGCGGCGGGCATCGGCTGGGTTCCGGTTCCGCCGACGCACGGAGTGACCGGCTTTGCGGACGCGGTCGAGCGGACATCCTGCGGCCGGGACTTCGACGTCCTCGCCGACATGGGACACTCCTGGACAGGCGACGTGATCCTGCCGCACGGCGGCTCGCGCCAGGCCTCGTTGCAGCAGAACGATCTGCTCGTTTCTCCAGCCCTGCGCTGGGTCCGCCGAGGATTGCAGGCGGTCGCGCCCCGTTATCGCCAGCAGCTCGATCTGCAGCGACGACAGTTCGATGTGGCCGACGGCCGGCTGATCATCGCCCTGTCGGAGATGACCGAACGACACTACCGGACGCTGGACCACGTTCCGACGGCCGCAATCCGCCAGGTCTACAACGGCGTCGACATCGAACGGTTCTCGCCCGCGCGCTGCCAGTCGCTCCGGTCCGCACAACGGACGGCCTGGGGTTTCGCCGGTCAGGAAACCGTCTTCCTGCTGGTCGCCCATAACTTCGCTCTGAAGGGCGTTCGCGAATTGATCGCCGCCTTCGCCGCAGTCGCCCGGAAGGACTCGAACGCGCGCTTAGTCATTGCCGGTAAGGATCGGCCGGGACGCTACCGGCGGCAAGCCGATCGGCTGGGCTGCGGCAACCGCGTGCAGTTTGTCGGTGCGATCGCGGATTCCCTGGCCGCCTATGCGGCGGCGGACGCCTACGTCCACCCGACCTACTACGACCCCTGCAGCCTGACGGTTCTGGAGGCGCTGGCCTGCGGGCTGCCAGTCATCACCACAGAGTTCAACGGCGCGGGGGAACTAGTCACTCCCGGCCAGGAAGGTTTCGTGATCCCGGTCCCGTGGAGCCTCGACGAGCTGGAGAAGGCAATGACGGCCCTGCTGGACGCCGACCTGCGGCAGGCGATGAGTCAAGAAGCCTGCGAGCTGGCAATCGATCATTCGCTCGACCGGAACTACCACGAGTTCCTGGCGGTGTTGAGCGAAGCCGCCAACCGCCGCACAGCCCCCGTCCGTCGGGCTGCCTGA
- a CDS encoding (deoxy)nucleoside triphosphate pyrophosphohydrolase has protein sequence MSSVTRVGIAVVEHRGRYLVGTRGADLVLAGKAEFPGGKAEREEDPQVAAVRECREETGLAVTATRLLHQVRHTYDHGTVELFFWLCQPLPTAEVVEELNGFRWLTPAEMRPLDWPAANRAVLEELRVES, from the coding sequence ATGTCGTCAGTCACGCGCGTCGGAATCGCCGTGGTGGAACACCGGGGACGGTATCTGGTCGGAACGCGCGGGGCCGATCTCGTCCTGGCTGGCAAGGCCGAGTTCCCCGGCGGCAAGGCCGAGCGTGAGGAAGATCCCCAGGTTGCCGCCGTTCGCGAGTGCCGCGAGGAGACCGGGTTGGCAGTCACCGCCACCCGATTGCTGCACCAGGTGCGGCACACCTATGACCACGGCACAGTCGAACTGTTTTTCTGGCTCTGTCAGCCGCTCCCAACCGCGGAGGTCGTCGAGGAGCTGAACGGGTTCCGCTGGCTGACGCCGGCGGAGATGCGGCCCCTCGACTGGCCCGCGGCGAATCGGGCGGTGCTGGAAGAGTTGAGAGTTGAGAGTTGA
- a CDS encoding enoyl-ACP reductase FabI, whose amino-acid sequence MGLMTGKKGLVFGVANDHSIAWAIAEKLHQEGAHLGFTHLPDKDPANPKMERRVRKLADPIGAKLITPCNVQDDADLDRAFAAAKETFGELDFVVHSIAYAPIDDLKGPVYNVSREGFKTSMDISVYSLMAVCKRARDLMPRGGSIITLSYLGGERVIPGYNVMGLCKAALESSVGYLAHELGPQGIRVNALSAGPIKTLSSSAVKDFDVMLQMYDAMAPLRRNVEIEEVGKTGLYLVSDLSTGVTGETLHVDSGYHVMGAPPADAKFG is encoded by the coding sequence ATGGGTTTGATGACTGGCAAGAAGGGTCTTGTCTTTGGCGTGGCCAACGATCACTCGATCGCCTGGGCGATCGCCGAGAAGCTGCACCAGGAGGGGGCTCATCTCGGTTTTACGCACCTGCCCGACAAAGATCCCGCCAACCCCAAGATGGAACGCCGGGTCCGCAAGCTCGCCGACCCGATCGGCGCGAAGCTCATCACCCCCTGCAACGTCCAGGACGATGCCGACCTCGACCGGGCCTTTGCCGCGGCGAAGGAGACGTTCGGCGAGCTCGATTTCGTCGTCCACTCGATCGCCTACGCCCCCATCGACGACCTCAAGGGCCCCGTCTACAACGTCAGCCGGGAAGGCTTCAAGACGTCGATGGACATCAGCGTCTACAGCCTGATGGCCGTCTGCAAGCGGGCTCGCGACCTGATGCCTCGCGGCGGCAGCATCATTACGCTGTCCTACCTGGGCGGCGAGCGGGTCATTCCCGGCTACAACGTGATGGGGCTCTGCAAGGCGGCGCTGGAGTCGAGCGTCGGCTACCTGGCCCACGAGCTGGGACCGCAGGGGATTCGCGTCAACGCCTTGAGCGCCGGCCCGATCAAGACCCTCAGCTCGTCTGCGGTCAAAGACTTCGACGTCATGCTGCAGATGTACGACGCGATGGCCCCGCTCCGCCGGAACGTGGAGATCGAAGAAGTCGGCAAGACCGGCCTCTACCTGGTCTCGGACTTGTCGACCGGCGTCACGGGCGAAACGCTGCACGTCGACTCGGGCTACCACGTGATGGGGGCGCCTCCTGCGGACGCCAAGTTCGGCTGA
- a CDS encoding IS630 family transposase, with protein sequence MEGILSPRAERAKQRLSEQLKFLKDAGLRTRYLIVIHRLEGRSPTWIARSLKVGRSTVYRTEQRYGKDGEIGLFDRRGGNGPRKLTEEYLTQLREVVAGDPLQDGWKRPTWTREMLITTLRRRTSVKISLSTMSRALRLIGARRGRPKPTVECPWPEAEKQQCLEQIEELVAHLPTGEVAVWEDEIDIHLNPKIGEDWMLRGQQKQVLTPGKNEKRYLAGAQDARTKELIAIEGDRKDTALFVLLLWELTQRYPQAKKIHVVLDNYAIHTTRLVRESLATPLGRRLRLHFLPPYCPDHNRIERTWEDLHANVTRNHKCSTMPQLMRNVRSYIRRHNHRRPAAL encoded by the coding sequence ATGGAAGGCATTCTTTCACCCCGGGCGGAGCGCGCCAAGCAGCGGTTGTCCGAGCAGTTGAAGTTTCTGAAGGACGCCGGGCTGAGAACGCGGTATCTGATCGTGATCCATCGACTGGAAGGACGTTCTCCCACCTGGATTGCCCGCTCGCTCAAGGTCGGTCGCAGCACCGTGTATCGGACCGAGCAGCGTTACGGGAAGGACGGCGAGATCGGTTTGTTCGACCGGCGGGGCGGCAACGGGCCACGGAAACTGACCGAGGAGTACCTGACGCAGTTGCGGGAGGTCGTGGCCGGCGATCCGCTGCAGGACGGCTGGAAGCGGCCGACCTGGACGCGGGAGATGCTGATCACAACGCTCCGTCGACGGACGAGTGTGAAGATCAGCCTGTCGACGATGAGCCGGGCCTTGCGGCTGATCGGGGCGCGGCGCGGACGACCGAAGCCAACGGTCGAGTGTCCGTGGCCGGAGGCCGAAAAACAGCAGTGTCTGGAGCAGATCGAGGAACTGGTGGCGCATCTGCCGACGGGCGAAGTGGCGGTCTGGGAGGACGAGATCGACATCCATCTCAATCCGAAGATCGGCGAGGACTGGATGCTCCGCGGGCAGCAGAAACAGGTTCTCACGCCGGGGAAGAACGAGAAGCGTTACCTGGCGGGGGCTCAGGATGCGCGGACGAAGGAGTTGATCGCGATCGAAGGCGACCGGAAGGACACGGCGTTGTTCGTACTGCTGCTGTGGGAGCTGACGCAGCGCTATCCGCAGGCGAAGAAGATCCATGTCGTCCTGGACAACTACGCGATCCATACGACCCGACTGGTGCGGGAGAGTCTGGCGACGCCGCTGGGGCGCAGGCTGCGCCTGCACTTCCTGCCGCCGTACTGTCCGGATCACAACCGGATCGAACGAACGTGGGAGGACTTACACGCCAACGTGACACGGAACCACAAATGCTCGACGATGCCGCAACTGATGCGAAACGTCCGCTCCTACATCCGCCGACACAACCACCGGCGACCGGCGGCGCTGTAG